DNA from Gracilinanus agilis isolate LMUSP501 chromosome 3, AgileGrace, whole genome shotgun sequence:
cagctaggtggcacagtgaataaagggcctggaatcaagaagacttctcttcttctttttttttttttagatttttttttttaaacccttgtactttcggtgtattgtctcataggtggaagattggtaagggtgggcaatgggggtcaagtgacttgcccagggtcacacagctggaaagtgtctgaggccgggtttgaacctaggatctcctgtctctaggcctgactctcactccactgagctacccagctaccccccaagaagacttctcttctgagttcaaatccagtctcagatatttagtaactgtgtgtccctgggcatgtcactttaccctgtttgcttccctttcctcatctgtaaaattttctagggaaggaaatggcaaattacttcagtatctctgacaagaaaatccctagaggagacaagaagtcagacataactgaaaaatgactaaacaagaggcAGTCAAAATATCATTTTTGACTGGTAAGAATTAGAGAAGCTGGgcccttgagctgagccttgaaggaagaatagaattgcttgctttcttttaaaaatctgggagcaggggcagctgggcagctcagtggattgagaaccaggcctagacatgggaggtcctgggttcaaatctgacctcagacacttcccagctgtgtgaccctgggcaagtcacttgacccccattgcctacccttaccactcttctgccttggagccaatacacagtattcattccaagatggaaggtaagggtttaaaaaaaaaatctgggagcagctaggtgactcaggagagagagagccaggactggagatgggaggtcctgggttcaaatgtggcctcagacacttcctagctgtgtgactcctgagcaagtcacttgacctcccattgcttagcccttaccacaattctgccttggaaccagtacatagtattgattctaaaacagaaggtaagggtttaaaaaagaaaaaattaaaaacaaaattctgggagcagctaggtgactcagtggatagagaaccaggcctaaagttgggagttcctgagttcaaatttggccttagacacttcctagctgtgtgacttctgggcaagtcactttaccccagttgactagcccttattgctttggACTtgatacatagtattaattctaagacacaaggtaagggtttaaaaaatattttttaataataaaaatctgttttataGAGACAGTTAtatagatagcacagtagataaagcaccagacctagaatcaggaggccctgggttcaaatttgacttcagacacttcctagatgtgtgactctgggcaagtcattgagcCACATTTACCTAGCCCTCGACACTCTTGgaacaaatattgattctaaaacagaaggtaactattttttttaaagttgtttttttttaagggtttaaaaaagaaagaaagaaaagcaaagctAAGCACTTAAGCCCGTTATTGAAGGAAGAATAAGatttcttggtttcttttaaaaaatctctttattgATGGTTTTTATATCTCAGTCATTAACCAACACTAATACTCTCTCCCCCAGATGAAAGCCTCCTTTGTGACAAAGGGAAGTGAAGCAGACATTTCCAACCCCGCCACCTTCTCTGACAACATGTACAAAATTCTGCCCTAGTAATCGCCTagtagttgtttttgttttttgtttgccattgaggaggaaggaggaagcatgtatcactttttcttctttaggaCCTTCATCAGTTTTTCTGTTATCAGGGTGGTGTTCAGAGAGCCCCCCTCCAGACAGGGGGATTTCCCTCTGTAGTTCTGTGTTGGCACCAGACTCAGCCACTGGATCTTCACCAGAGCCCTGTAGACCGTGTCCCAGGTCTCCGGCAAGAGCTAGCTTAGCAGATAATAGAGGTAGCTATAGAATGAGGAAGAGCTGTTTTCAGGTTCTGCCTCTGATTTTTtgcctctgagcaagtcattcggAGACCAAAATGAACAGATGAGCTGCTCCAGCAATGGAAGAGGTTTCTTATTGGGAGTTCCCTTTGTGGATGATATCAGAgatctagataaaaaaaaatgtatttatccaTAATGTGTATTAAGAATTCTCTGTGTGGAGGCACtcaatggacagagtgccaggcctagagataggaggtctgggggggcaaatctgacctctgatacttcctagctgtgtgtccctgggcaagtcacttaatcccaattacctagcccttaccgatcttggaactgatacttaatattgattctaagatggaagataaaggttattttactgtttttaatttaatttaatttctttcttttaaaattaacatttttttaagttctctgtGTTTTTCTGTCTGATCTCCACTGGAAACCTTCAGTAGGATTTTGTATTCTTCTACCTGCCCCAGTGCTGGATAGCAAAGCACTTTTCAGATAGTATcttattatgtccatttttcaattgaggaaactgaagcagataaagatgaaatgacttgcctggaggTCATACAacaaataaatgtctgaagctggatttgaactcaagtcttcttgactccaagtccagggctttATCTGCtttgctatctagctgcctctgatgaatgaatgaatggaatccACTCATATAGGGGCTAGTCTTTGCATTAACATGTGTTGAGTCTAGaaagcacacacatatatatatatatacatataatttaaaattaaatatatgtatgtatatattaaatatatgtgtatatatttaaacccttatcatcaaTCCATGGGAAAtttggatgactcagtttacctCTGCCCTTTGAGAAACCTCAGTACCAAACACCCCTGGTTCTGGGTTGAACTATGGACTTTAGAGCTGTTTGGGAACCCTTAGCCTTAGGTGGGATTCGTGGGCATAGCTAATGTTAAGTGCCAGGCTCACGGacatgcagctaggaaatgtctgagttcaaatttgaacccaggacctcccatctctggtcctggctttcaatgcactgagccacccagctgccccagcacaCTTTATATTGGGAGAACTTTAAGTGGGACACAGAGCATTTGCCTGGTTGTCTGGGTGGAACTCAGACTCCTAACACTATTCCCAGTACCATTCCCCACCCAGGTCACTGGGATCTCCCCCCTTTCATTCTCCAGAGTTGAATGACCTGACTGTGGCCCTGTCCTGCCAGCCCTGGGAGATGAAAGTGTCCCTGAGCCAATGCCTCCTGGAGACACTTGGCTGGGTCCAAGGAGATGCCATCTTTCCCGGATGTTCTGGCATCAGTGAAATTGTCCAAGGTCGGAGAGCCATCACCTTCCTGATGAAGAAAAAGGAGGGCACATGTGGACTTAAGCTTTCTGTGAGTCCTGGCCCTGGCCTCTTCTCTGGAGATAAAGGGAAGGACCAGGCCTGGTTcatcagggattggggaagggtGGGCTTAGTTTCAAGTCATGCTCCCAAGCCCAGGATTCCCTAAGGGCAGGGACTGCATTTTGCCTATTAATCTGGGGGTTCACCTAGGATAGATGCAAGTTTCCCTTTGTGATCTTAAAATTATGGTCGAAGGGTTTAGAACATGCTCCAAAGGAGCCCTTTATCATCCCCTCTGAGTCTTCTGCCTCTCCTAGTAATGCTTCCTGATTATTAATTAGAATTATGATATGAAACCATTTCTCTGGGTGATGTAGTAGATGCTGTGGTGAGCAGGTCCATGAAAAATCTGGAACCTGAAAAAACTCAGAAAACCAAAGATTTGCCACTAAAGACACTCACTaaggtttttctttaaaataatataattgcgGAAGGTCCCAGGACTATGATTCTATTTGTCCTTCCTGAGATTATATCCCAAAGTGATGGgtctatgtgttttttttttctcgattataatctccttgccctgaatcaaaataaaaaattacaattaaaaaaaatagaatggctcgccaacaaaaaaattgaaactaaaatttacttttaaataaagaatataaagaacaaTATCCCTTTAAGTACAAAGACACTCCTTGACTGTGATGAAGTTCTGGGTCTAACTGCCTATTTAATTATATGCTTAAATGAAATGGCCATCTTCTATCCTTTCCATTGCTTTGACCTACCCTTTACTGGCTACACTGCTAAGGAGTGGCCCCAGTGTTGTTTAAATAAGGCTACTTCATAATAACAGCTCACAATTCCCTGGCATTTGgggctctaaatctttgatcctacaGTATAATTGTCAGTctacaaatgaagaagctgaggctcaggTCAAGTGGCTTGCTCAAAGGGGCCAAATGGCTGAAGCCAGGACAGGAATCCAGACTCTCTAGGCCTAGGAACATCAGGGTCTCAACTAGCTCTCAAGATGATCTGTTCTGAATCATTAGATCACAGACTTAGAGCTACAAAAAAACCTTAGTTCAAGCggtcccttccttttacagatgaagaaactgaggctccaggaGGTCAATGTCTTGTCCAAAGTCAAAGTTATTAAATATCTGACTCTTCCACTTAGATTCTGCTTATTCTATATCTATATTCTCCTTCTTGGTTTACTTCTTTTgtgtcatttttttccaattgctaGACTCAAATTTTTCTCTGGGTGGATGAcctagcaacttttttttttttttttttgtagttccTACTAGGAGTTTCTCATTActcttttcatcttcattttccccttcatttttatagatcttGGCTGTTTTAATTTATGATTTCCTGAAATATAGTACCCCAATCTTTCTTATTATGATTTTCAGGGAACTTCAtgtttcttaaattctctctccttggcCTCTTTTCTGGGTCAATTGTCTTTGACGGTTAATATCTTacactttctttattttaagttttttttattttgttctaatattggGTAAGGTTCTCTACTTCATTTCTTCTGGTATTCATGTAGTCCTTgtggaaaatctattttttcttttcggTTTCAGCTTGAAGTTGTTACCCagttactttcttcttcttttggggAATCTCtagatttataataaaatttttatactgattggtgtctttttttttggcttactTCTCTCTCCAGCTTTAGTTCATGAATTGGAGCAGCTTTGTGTGAGGACCAGGCTCTGCTTCAAGTTGTACTTCTGAGTGGGGGTGGTTGGGATTCCTACACTGACCTCCATCTTCCAAAGTTAGGCCTTTGGATCTTTGAAGTTTAGAGTACTCTGTGGCCTCTCAGGATAGAGTTACAGGGATCAGAGAGATCCTGGGTGATTGAACTATCCCTGTCATTGGATGCCTTGAATGTTATTTGGTCTGAAGCAAACTTCATGGTTTTTTCCAAAGCAGATATGTGGGTCTGGATGATCTGAActgcttacatttttttttaaacttttaccctCTGTCATAgtaacaaatctaagacagaaaagcaataagggctaagcaatcaggattaagagacttgctcaggatcacatagctaagaagtatctgaggtcagatttgaacccaggtcctcccaacttcaggtctgctgctttatccactgtgctacctagctgccccggaACCAcctatattctaaggtcccttccaaatataCCATTCTATTCTGAATTTTCTTCCACTCTgactttctttgtcataagactcctccaaatctaaaattctacATTCTTAGCTCTCCTTTaggctctgacattctatattctcagATATCTCCTAGCTTTGGTTCCATGTCTCAGACTTAGGCCAAATCCCATCATTTAAGGTTCCTCTTAGCTCTGAGattttatgttctaaggccccttccaatcCTGACATTCGGTATCCTCTTCTGATATTCTATCTCTAAATCCTGCTCATTTATGTGTCTCTTTCTAGACCAATACAAGCCATGCCCTGTACTCTCTGAAAACACAGCTCCCTCCAGCCTTTTTTGGTTCTGTTGCCCCCACTGGGTCTACTGCTATCAACTTCGCCTGTGCCTACCCATTGGTAGTAAATGTGAGCCAAAAGGAACCCTTCAAAGTGGCCACCTCCCTGTaagtctttctttctatccccaggaCTCATGTATACACTATGTATCTgtgtccttccctcccctctattCCCTGTTACTCCCAAGCCAGAGCAGTGAGAATCAGCTCCTTAAGGTGACTCTTTTTGTGACTGGTCCCTGCTCCAGCTCTCAGAATGTTGTTAGGGTTAAGAGAAGGGCTTTCCCTAAGATGAAACAGTAAAGCTAGCAGTATTGATGAAAATCTGAGGGTAACTCCAGGGATTTTTGAGACCCTATGATGTGCTCtccatttttctcaagattaagAGCTGGAGCTAAGGGGCTAAATAACTTTATCTTGTTCCCTTCCCATCTCCTATAGCTTGGATATTGCCCAATAAGAGTAATAAagaattcagtgttcttttctcactcccttctcccttccatcACTTCCTAAGACATGCCAAGATCCATGTCCCAGGCACGGGGGACTCCATCATCACTTTGTCCATTTTCACTGATGCTCAGTACTCTTCCCTGCTTGTTGACCAGCCTGTGGCCCTCCATGCACCATTATATGTGGTCCTAGAAGCCACCAACGCTGACCCAGAGCGGTTTGTTCTCGTGGCCAATGCTTTCTTTGCCAGCACCAATGCTTCTGGGACTTCAGCCCCTGAGACCACCTACTACTTTGTGAAACATAGGTAAGGCTTCTTCTTTCCTAAAATCCCCTCCCCAACTTCAGGGACAATATGGTATAGCGGGGAACACTAGACTGAGACTCAGGAGATaatgaacctggagtcaggagacctgagggTCTTGGGGATAAGCTATCATAAAGAGAATTCAATATGGCCCCAAGCCAAAGCAGAAGAAAGCCTCTCCTTGGAGATCTCTGCTGTCTAAAGGGAATGGCaaagggatatgattgggaatattgactctaaacaagcaccctagtgcaaatatcaataatgtggaaataggtcttgatcaatgacacatgtaaaactcagtggaactaCACGTCTGCTACAggatggggtggagggaggggagggaaagaacatgatattTGTATATCAtgtaatcatgtaaccatggaaaaatattctaaattaattaattaaataaaagtttgcaaatttagaaaaaagttaaaacaaaaaaataaaataaattaaaaaaaaaaagggaatggcAACTGATTCCATGAATGCTTCCCACCAGGAGACTTAAAGGAGACAACTAATGCAAAAAGGACTGACTGGTGTATCTTAGGTAATTGTACAAGGGCAGAAACTAATTGAGACTCTTGAGACTCTGGATTATGgactttagaattagaagggtccttagaggtcatctagaccagAGTTGTCAAATACCTGTTGTATTTAGCCCATAATAATTAGGAGTAAGgcaggaaccagattaaaatgtaactgggaaatctttagcaaaaataaaaatacaacagaacatagataatgttaatttgtggttttctaaatcaatatgcagcctgcagggatcttatatatggtttagtggcctcaatttctatttcagtttAACACTATTGATTTAGtgccatccccttcattttaaaacagAGGAATCTGAGGTCTAAAGAAGTGGCCCAAAGTCAGACAGGGAAGTAAGCTGAAGAGTGAagattcaaacaaaaaaattaaatccagagttctttccatcaCACCTCCTTATTTTGTAGGAAGGGCAGTAGTGCCCCTGCTAGGGTTCCATCTTTACTCTTGTCCCTGTGCCATCATTGcgatgtgtgcgtgtgtgtgtgtgtgtgtgtgtgtgtgtgtgtgttttcaaggGTATCTATGTGACAGAGTCACAGGAAGATCAGGCTGCCCATGACttcatataatatgtatgtagGAATTGGAGAGGATCAACTCCAGCTCTGAGTTGCCCAATAGCTAAatgagtttacttttttttttttgtttgtttgtttttttaaaccctttacttctgtgtattggctcagaggtggaagagtggtaagggtgggcaatgggggtcaagtgacttgcccagggtcacacagctgggaagtgtctgaggacagctttgaacctaggacctcccgtctctaggcctgactctctatccaccaagctacccagctgccccctaaatgagTTTACTTTTGACTTCCATCCTTACACACCACTGGGCAGTTGTGGCCTTTGGGCAAATAGGATAGTTACACTTGAGCTCCCTTGAAAATGTCTTCTCTTGGCCCTGTCACATTGGATAGTTTAGAGAGAATaataggggaaggggaggggaggagcagCTGATACAGGCATTAAATCCTAGATCCTACATCTTCTGTAACCCAAAGGAGTCCACAGGAGCTTCAGATCAACTGaactagacctcagtttcttcctttataaaatgagggaattttgAACACCCTTTCTAAGTCCTAATGCTTATCCATTTTCTGAGCAGGATCCTCTTACCATGTCCAAGTGAACACCTCAAGATGAGAAAGGTCATGTAGTCATAGACTGGGGCAGGAAAGGATCTGTAAGACCATTTGatccaaacatctcattttatagatgaggaaattatgtCCCATAgtggggaaatgacttgtccacagtcatcCTGATCGAGTTAGTGATAGAGCTGGGTCAAGAACCCAAATATCCAGACTCCAGGACCAGGAGTCCTGATTCTACTCTGTGTTGCCTCTCTCCATAGCTGCCCAGTCAGTGAGAGGTTGCTCACAAAGCTGAGTGCAAATGGGGTCTCTTTGAAAGTGAAGCTGGCCTTCCGTCTGTTCCGTTTCTTCACCAGTGACGTCTTGTACTTCCACAGCCATATGACACTGTGTGACAAGAAGGGGAACAGTTCCTGCCAACCTGTGAGCTGAGCTGTGCCTGGGATTGGGGGGGATGAGGGTGGAGGAGGAGCTCTACATAGGGCTGGGCAAGGCTGGGCAACCTTTAAATAGTAGGACTCCCGGGCTAAGAGGGATAGAATTTCTAGGGGTGGGACTGACTCAGGGATGTACAACTGACAGACAGTTCTCCAAGGGATATGTCATTTCACCAGTGGATGAGATAAGGCCTAGGAGCTCATAATGGCAGATCTCTGAGGGCCTAATAATGTCACATCTGGGCAAAAAGGGTTGGGATGCATAGGGGGAGGATTCCCATGGATTGGTGAGGTCATGGGAGTCTATAGAAAGGGCTGGGCTGCTTGGGTCCTTGGCCAAATATCTCTAGAGGTGGGCTTATTTTACTCAGGGGAATGAAGAGGGGATTTTTTCCCAGTCTCTCATCTCTTATGCCTCCCACAGAACTGTACTGAGATGAGGGAGAAACGGAGGAACCTGGTTGGAATGGAACACTGGGACAAGGACAAGAGTGGTCAGCTAATGTTTGGGCCAGTCCGGTTCCAAGGTAGGAATTGAAATGACTTAAATTCAACAAGCTTCATACATGTCTGCTGCTTACAATGTCCTTTGGTGACCACCATCACCATGGCCAGGGAGCAATTggtattatccctatttcactGGCATAGACATGTCAAGATCACAAGTCCTTGGCAGGAAATGATACCTGAGGTCCCATATCTCTCCTGCCATACAATGTCTCTATTTGAGTCCTCATCCTCATGCTTGAGCTTCCCTATCTTCTCACTGAGCCCTAAACctttcaattccattcaacaaggttatattaagcaccttctatgggCAGGACAAAATATTAGACAGTTCCTGCCCCCAAGGGTCTTGCTACCTTCTAAGAGGGCTACACATGGACACAAGTAACTTTGGTGCAATAGCACTTGAACAGGATGAAGGAGAAGTCTAGACAAATAGTCAATAAGAAACCTGGGAAGGGGAAGTTCTTCACCAGGGAGGAAATCAAGGTAAGATTCATGGAAAATTTAGCACCCAAGCTGGGCTTCCAAAGAAAAGAATCTCAACAGGCAGAAAAATAGATGTCGAGGCAGGATAGCTCCAGCATGGGACCAGGCCAATGTGAACACCCCCAGGAGACTGATAGACTACATTAGAGAACAGTCAGGAGAGTAGCTGAGCTGGAatgaagagagggggaaaaaaaacaggtcCAAAAAGGTAGGTTGGTGCCTGGTTAGAGGGCTATGAGGGCTTGAACTAAGCAAATAGCAGTCTCAGGAAAGGGGATATTTGAATGTTTGAAAGATATTAAGGAAGCAGAATTAATAGGACTTAGCACTGGATGTGAGGAGTGAGGGAAAGTCAAGAAGTAAAACTGAGCCTGAGATTTTAAGCTAAGGGCACTGGAAGGATATTGGTACCATCAACAGAAATAAGAAGGCTAGAAGGAGGTAATAGATTGGTGGAGTTTTTTGGtggatgggggtggagggagatcATGTGTTCAATTTCAGACTCACTGAACCCCTCAGTCCCtggcactattattatttttaagtctgTTTGGAATGTAAGCTATTAGAGAGCTGACTCCCTATTACCTGAACATGATCAATCTCTCAATACTTGTGCTTTCAGGTTTGGACCCTTCCCACAACAGGGCCCCAGCAGGTCAGTAATAAAGATTTTTCATCGTCCAACTCTGGAATTTCAACAAAGGTCAAATAGCTTTTCTTTCAAATTAAGAGACAAACTAATATGCTCCTGATCCCCGCCCTTTCTTGACTCTGTGTGATACTGGGAAAATCATTCAGActctctgggcttctgtttcctctACTGACTATGAtcaaagtttttctgataaagaaaataattagaaaacattagaaaaacagGTATGTGAATTGGGACagaaataaaaggaggaaaagtagATGTTCCTATGGTATACTGTCCTTATCCTAAGCTTTCTTGCTTCTCCTTTTCagtctcttatttctttcccacCCCTGAAGGGAGAGGCCCTCAAAGAATTGGAGGGTTTAACTCCTGGATCTAAATATTCTGTTGGTGagagtaaaaaaaattcttgggcATCACTCCTTTAATCCCATTCCACATATACTTAGCTTATATTCTCATTTAACCCTCTtcttacctttcctttttttatgtggaggtaaatgaatgaaaatggtgCTCATTAGCATCCATTCCAAAGGATAAAGGCTTTGTATGGGGCTGGAAGATATGTTTTTGTCTGGCTATGATACTATTATCTAGCAgagggactttgggcaagtcacttcccaaaTCTCAGAATAGACTTCAGAGGACATCTGGTTAACCCATACTTGTGCAGGCATTTCCTCTACATTCCCCAAAAGTGGTTATCTTGAGGCAGTCTAATCCACTCTAAGATTAGGGAGACTTAATATTCTTCCTCTCCAAATATGTGAAAATAGCCAAGACTCTCTTCTTCAAGCTAAACCTCCTCAGTTTGAAAAGATTCTCTATTGGCAAAGTCTCTAGAGCCCATACCAAATTGGACACCT
Protein-coding regions in this window:
- the LOC123241027 gene encoding uromodulin-like, whose protein sequence is MSTSATGSPCASDEYLERGCKCNSSYYAHPELNDLTVALSCQPWEMKVSLSQCLLETLGWVQGDAIFPGCSGISEIVQGRRAITFLMKKKEGTCGLKLSTNTSHALYSLKTQLPPAFFGSVAPTGSTAINFACAYPLVVNVSQKEPFKVATSLHAKIHVPGTGDSIITLSIFTDAQYSSLLVDQPVALHAPLYVVLEATNADPERFVLVANAFFASTNASGTSAPETTYYFVKHSCPVSERLLTKLSANGVSLKVKLAFRLFRFFTSDVLYFHSHMTLCDKKGNSSCQPVS